One genomic window of Aricia agestis chromosome 7, ilAriAges1.1, whole genome shotgun sequence includes the following:
- the LOC121729061 gene encoding allergen Tha p 1-like yields the protein MKTLVLSVALLAICSAAPEDYHETLDDFFDFTKVSSQEIRDGAFCLNDEGPCSELFASYKQHYPTVIMENCARCNSDQKKTALVYFDRLKNEWPQDFQKFLNKYDPQRQGWDRFYQTLKGARA from the exons ATGAAGACTCTGGTGCTATCAGTGGCCCTGCTGGCGATCTGCTCCGCGGCTCCTGAAGACTACCACGAGACCCTGGACGATTTCTTCGACTTCACCAAGGTCAGCTCGCAGGAGATCAGGGACGGCGCATTCTGTCTGAACGACGAGGGTCCCTGCTCCGAGTTGTTTGCCAGCTACAAGC AGCACTATCCAACAGTCATCATGGAGAACTGCGCTCGCTGCAACAGCGACCAGAAGAAAACCGCTCTGGTATACTTCGATCGTCTGAAGAACGAGTGGCCCCAGGACTTCCAGAAGTTCCTCAACAAGTACGACCCTCAGCGCCAGGGATGGGACAGGTTCTACCAGACACTGAAGGGCGCGAGGGCCTGA